The following coding sequences lie in one Asterias amurensis chromosome 18, ASM3211899v1 genomic window:
- the LOC139950442 gene encoding uncharacterized protein: MYHVPSLALKIGHSIKRCALILQASALEFNLRQKAEQAEQFRQLCEIKWPELVSTHAHRTLYQGKRNKPADLPTNADVVKISSFLHETGNREVQLLHSAKGHEITPAWKKLNEVTLCHLIIFNRRRQGEVSKMKLEDFQKQSSAAIVNGDCVMTDLERHLCKMFKVIEIVGKRGRTVPVLLGTDVMAWLKALVANRNAAGVAQDNIFLFARSCYGGSGHIRGSDCLRAYANQAGLENADSMRSTKLRKHVATVSQILALNEHQLETLADFMGHDLRVHREYYRLPDTVQRVTKLSRLFLSLERGNLVSQHGKSLEELHVTGEGFSSDDDSSDSGDSCDPALEDSADDRRPPTQTDPAPKDRQVKRRQFKRRPWTAQEKKDVTEGLQRFLLLKKIPGKRDIESSCPVALQTRTWRNIKDFCRNTMTLQQI, from the exons ATGTATCACGTTCCATCTCTAGCACTCAAGATTGGACATTCCATCAAGAGATGTGCACTCATACTTCAAGCAAGTGCTTTAGAGTTTAATCTTAGGCAAAAAGCGGAACAGGCCGAACAGTTTAGGCAGTTATGTGAAATAAAGTGGCCAGAACTTGTGTCAACGCACGCCCACAGAACACTGTACCAAGGAAAGCGCAACAAACCTGCTGATCTCCCCACAAATGCAGATGTGGTGAAAATCTCATCGTTCCTTCATGAAACTGGCAACCGGGAAGTGCAGCTCCTACACTCTGCTAAGGGCCATGAAATTACACCAGCTTGGAAGAAATTGAATGAAGTCACACTGTGCcatctcattatcttcaaccgcAGACGACAGGGGGAAGTATCCAAAATGAAACTTGAAGATTTTCAGAAGCAAAGTAGTGCAGCCATTGTGAATGGTGATTGCGTGATGACTGATCTTGAACGGCACCTCTGTAAAATGTTCAAAGTCATTGAAATAGTTGGTAAGAGGGGCAGAACTGTTCCTGTGCTTCTTGGTACTGATGTGATGGCGTGGTTGAAGGCTCTGGTCGCAAATAGAAATGCAGCTGGAGTGGCACAAGACAATATATTCTTATTCGCACGAAGTTGTTACGGAGGCTCAGGTCATATACGAGGAAGCGACTGTCTACGAGCATATGCAAATCAGGCGGGCCTTGAGAATGCTGATAGCATGCGGTCTACAAAGCTTCGTAAACATGTAGCGACTGTTTCACAAATTCTGGCCTTGAATGAACATCAGCTTGAAACACTTGCAGACTTCATGGGTCATGATTTGCGGGTCCATCGTGAGTACTACCGGTTGCCAGACACTGTCCAGAGGGTTACCAAACTGTCTAGACTTTTCCTCAGCTTGGAGAGAGGCAACTTGGTTTCGCAACATGGCAAATCTTTGGAGGAGTTGCATGTTACTGGAG aaggcTTCAGCAGCGATGACGACAGCAGTGATTCAGGTGACTCGTGTGACCCAGCTTTGGAGGACAGTGCTGATGACA GAAGGCCACCAACCCAAACGGATCCAGCTCCAAAAGATCGACAAGTCAAGCGTCGACAATTCAAGCGACGCCCCTGGACTGCCCAGGAAAAGAAAGACGTCACCGAGGGCTTGCAGAGATTCTTGTTGCTGAAGAAGATTCCAGGGAAACGTGACATTGAATCGTCCTGTCCTGTGGCATTGCAGACCAGAACTTGGAGAAACATTAAGGACTTTTGTAGAAACACGATGAcacttcaacaaatttaa